The nucleotide sequence TTGATACCCCAGTCCGTCCGGAAGCCGGTTGTCCAGGAAAATAAGATCGATATCAGGGTTTTTTTTCAGGACATCGAAGGCTTCTGATATCGATGCCGCTGAAACAGTCTGAATATCCCGTTGTTTTAGTATATTTCCGATAAGGAAGTAGATATCCGCTTCGTCATCAACGACTAAAGCCTTTGATATCCGGTCGGAAAGGTACGGAGCCTGTGTATGTAAAGCATTGTTACGGGTCACTAAAAAATCGCGACAATTATTTTGCCAAACAGCAAATTTCCCGGCTTAAAAAAGTTCAGGTAAAAACCGGCACGATTTGCGCTGTAAGATAATTATTAAACGTACTGGTTAATTACATTCATTATGTCCACTAAACTCCTCATTATTGATGACGATATCGACCTGTGTCATTTATTGTCACGCTTTCTTTCAAAAAACGGATATGAGGTGGAGACCGCATATTCAGGAAATAAGGGTCTGACTAAATATAAGGCAGACAAATATGATGCGGTCATTGCTGATTATCGCCTGGGTGATATGGATGGGGTAGATCTGGTAAGAGCGTTGAGGCAGTACGATGATCAGGCCGCTATATTGGTTATTACCGGTTATTCAGAAGTGAAACCGGCTGTGGAAGTCATTAAGCTGGGAGCCTTTGACTATATCTCGAAACCGCTTATTCCGGAAGAGGTGCTCAGTATTTTGAACAGGATCGTAAACCGGCCGGAGCGGGATCCCGATGATGCGCCGACCACCGGAAGAACGGCTGTTACGGACGATGGTGAGGATTGTTACATCGGGAAATCGCTGCCTACCCTTCAGTTGTACCGCCAGGTGGAAGTGGTGGCTGCCACGAGGTACAGTGTGATCCTTTACGGGGAAAGCGGTACCGGTAAAGAAGTGATTGCCCGGTCCATTCACCGGCGCAGCCAGCGTGCATCCGGACCTTTTGTGGCGCTGGATTGCGGTACGCTTTCGCGGGAGCTGGCCGGCAGCGAATTGTTTGGTCATATAAAAGGTTCTTTTACCGGGGCCATACAGGATAAGGAAGGACATTTTGAACTGGCGAACGGAGGGACTTTGTTCCTGGACGAGATCGGCAACCTGTCACCGGAGATACAGGCCGCATTGTTGCGCGTGATCCAGGAGCGGAAGTTTAAGCGGATCGGCAGTAACAAAGAGTTGCTGACCGATGTCCGGATCATTGTGGCCTCCAATGAAGACCTCCGGCAGGCCTGTCAGAACGGGAAATTCCGGGAAGATCTCTATCACCGGCTCAACGAATTCTCCATAGACCTGCCTCCGTTGCGGGAGCGCAGGGAAGACATCCGCCCGCTGGCCGATTTTTTTCTGCAAAAATGCTGTGAGGAGAATGAAAAGACTGTTGACGGATTTAATGAAGAAGTATATGAATTATTCCAGAACTATGCATGGCCGGGTAACCTCCGGGAACTGAAAAATATGATCCGGCGGGCGATCCTGCTGACACCGGAGCGCGCTACCGTGGATCGCACGGTTCTGCCACATGAGATCAGGGAAACAGAGCCGGAAGTAGCGGGTGAACAGGGGGCAACCACTGATCTTTTAAAGAAGGCCGCCGGACGGGCGGAATACCAGACGATCATGTCGGTACTGCAAAAAGTGAATTTCAATAAAAAGAAGGCGGCAGAGGTTTTAAATATCGACCGCAAGACCCTTTATAATAAACTAAAACCCTATGAATAAGAAGTGGGGGCCTGCTTAACAGGGCGGCTGCTCGCCGATAAAACTGCGGATCCGTTTGATCCGGTCACGGGTATTCTGGATCTTTTCCTGTTGCTGCTGTAACAATGTTTCCAGTTCTTCGCTGATCTCATATTCTGTAAGAACGATCTCGTATGCCCGCAGTGCGGCATTTTCACTATACTCACAGGCGGCCAGCAGGGTCAGTGCGCCACTGCAGCGATAGGTATACCTGAGACTTGTCCAGATATTGTATAAATAGCCTTTTACAAAAGCACTGGCATGCTCCGGGGCCTCCTGCTCAATGCATCGCCTTAAGACGGTAATGAAGGAACAACCTTCAGCGATCAGCTCCTCAAAAAATTCGGCGAGATAATTACCGGTGCAGAGTTCCTTTATATTTTCATAGATCCTGATCCGGTCGGCATTGATTTTTATCAGATCGCTGAGCAACCCCCTGTTCTTAATGGAATTTCCGCTACTGCGCATAAATGATACTAAGGTTTGCGAAGCCCTGCCGCTTCATGGTTTAAAAAATAATATCCCGGTAAGGGGTATCTGTTACCCGTTATGTGGATATTATTCCACACAACGGGCTGTTTGCGGATGGCTGCCGAACTACTTCCAGTATTTTGTTTTTATACTTTTCGCACTATCCAGGTGTTGCCGGAGCATCGGGATCCTCCTGTCCGCGAATTCTCTTATGTCCGTATCGTCAGCCATTTTTACTGCTGCTTCAAATTCATCAAGTATATTTTTGTATCCGTCAATGGATGCATTGATATAAGCCTTGTCAAAACTGCTGCCCTGTAATGCCGCTAAATTTCCGGGTTTCCTGTCATTGCTCACTGTAGGGATGGCTACATTCTTTTGTGCTGCCAGCTGTGTGGCAGCCAGGTTCAGTTCTTCACAGACCTTCTGCTCGGTCCCCGAAAATTCTTTTATTGTGGGAATGGTAGCCTTGCCTTCGGCCAATACGGACTGGTCCATTCCTTTCAGTGCTGCGTTGGCGATCCGCACCAGGAAAGCGGCGCTGGTACTGTCTGCGGTGCTGATAATACCTGCGGCATTACTGTCCTGTTTGACCTTATTAATAGAGTCTGCCCGGGCGACGGGATTTTTGGGAGTACCCGTGCATGCGGCAATAAACAGGAGCGCTATAAAACTGATATAAATTGTTTTCATCATTTTTAATTTTTAAGATCACAGGGATCGTTGAACAGGATCCGGTATAAAACATACAGGAACGCTGCTTTTCTTAATAAGGTTAAAAATTTGTGCCAACCTTCTGTCAGGATCACAGCAGGCGCCCCGTCAGGCGGGTTTTAGGATACAGCGGTTTTTACAGCAGGTACTGCCATACAAACGGGATCCTGGTTGTTGCGGTTTTTCCACCGGTTTGTAGTAAAACATCCCCACTGCCTGCGGCAGTGTTAGTGTCGCCTGCCGGAAAATGTGGCATTCTTTTTCAATAGTTTTTCAGAGGTGTTGCCGGATCAACCCGGAGATGGGGTTCAACTGCAACACACGGATTGCTGA is from Niabella beijingensis and encodes:
- a CDS encoding sigma-54-dependent transcriptional regulator — protein: MSTKLLIIDDDIDLCHLLSRFLSKNGYEVETAYSGNKGLTKYKADKYDAVIADYRLGDMDGVDLVRALRQYDDQAAILVITGYSEVKPAVEVIKLGAFDYISKPLIPEEVLSILNRIVNRPERDPDDAPTTGRTAVTDDGEDCYIGKSLPTLQLYRQVEVVAATRYSVILYGESGTGKEVIARSIHRRSQRASGPFVALDCGTLSRELAGSELFGHIKGSFTGAIQDKEGHFELANGGTLFLDEIGNLSPEIQAALLRVIQERKFKRIGSNKELLTDVRIIVASNEDLRQACQNGKFREDLYHRLNEFSIDLPPLRERREDIRPLADFFLQKCCEENEKTVDGFNEEVYELFQNYAWPGNLRELKNMIRRAILLTPERATVDRTVLPHEIRETEPEVAGEQGATTDLLKKAAGRAEYQTIMSVLQKVNFNKKKAAEVLNIDRKTLYNKLKPYE
- a CDS encoding PA2169 family four-helix-bundle protein, whose translation is MRSSGNSIKNRGLLSDLIKINADRIRIYENIKELCTGNYLAEFFEELIAEGCSFITVLRRCIEQEAPEHASAFVKGYLYNIWTSLRYTYRCSGALTLLAACEYSENAALRAYEIVLTEYEISEELETLLQQQQEKIQNTRDRIKRIRSFIGEQPPC
- a CDS encoding DUF4142 domain-containing protein, which produces MMKTIYISFIALLFIAACTGTPKNPVARADSINKVKQDSNAAGIISTADSTSAAFLVRIANAALKGMDQSVLAEGKATIPTIKEFSGTEQKVCEELNLAATQLAAQKNVAIPTVSNDRKPGNLAALQGSSFDKAYINASIDGYKNILDEFEAAVKMADDTDIREFADRRIPMLRQHLDSAKSIKTKYWK
- a CDS encoding response regulator; the encoded protein is MTRNNALHTQAPYLSDRISKALVVDDEADIYFLIGNILKQRDIQTVSAASISEAFDVLKKNPDIDLIFLDNRLPDGLGYQFIGSFKKLTAAPIIMITAYDTSYDRKMAVSNGADDFIGKPFTRKEILAIIDKRQHSPR